The Asterias rubens chromosome 16, eAstRub1.3, whole genome shotgun sequence region CAATAGTGTACCAACTTCTTTGgaaatgtttaatttgttttcaatttttagtTTTGATCAAAGGACTATTTAAACAAATGATTCTCAAGTTACTCAAAATTACTCTCAAGGATGAAGTGTTAGTTGtatcaaaatatgcaaattatcaTAAtctataattgttattatttacattaaatttggTCATGAAGTAGTTGTTGTCTGAGTTGTTTTTCTGCTGTAATTTACTTTCAATGCatctttttacaataattttctttttttgctttaGTACTTTTTTTCCATATTCAAACACATGCAGTGCAGTACAATAGCATTTCTCAATTTATTTGTCACATGTTTTCATAGCTGACGTGATTGTTATTCTATTTGGTCagaatgataattatttttgtattgcagTTTATCTCAGTTTGATTGTTGATGTGGTCCAGCATAATGTTTGTTGATGTCTTTACTCATGCTGATAGATGTGAACTGATTTGTATGTAGCCAAAACCAGATCACCAGCAGGTGTGATTATGCTATCAATGGGTTCAGTATAATGACTGATGATACATCTAATGAATTTGCCATCAGGACTGTAATGATGGACCTCATCATCTTCTGATGAATCTTTGTTCTCTTTAGCAGAACACACGTAGATGCTACCATCCTTGTCACAACAACACACTCCTGTAGAAAACCGATGATAATGGAAATCTACTGAGAATACCACATCACCATTGTAATATTTTGATACTAACTTCCACTGACCGTAGTTAACGCTTGTGTAGATAAGTCGTTGTTTGTACGTATTTAATGAGACACGAATCCCTGGAGCAAGTATTGTTCTTATGAGGGATCCATCTGGTTTGTGTAGAGAGATCTCTGCCTTGTCATGATAACCCACTGCTATCAGATTGTTTTCATCCACTGCAATACATGATGGTTCACTGCCTGGATTGAACTGATGGAGGAGCTGATAATTCCTGTTGAAGATCTTGACTCCTTCATAATCTAGAAAATAGAGCTCATCATTTCTATTCACTGTCATGCTGATTGGTTTGATAAGACCTTGTATCGGTAGATCTTGTGGAATGACAAGGGATTGAGGATTGCTCTCTGATATTAAACTCAAGCTGGCACTTTTGCAATCTAACAAAACAATGTCGCTATTAGAGTATGCGGCGATATTCCATGCATTGTAATACAAACCAAACTCTGGGGGATTTTTCAGGGAAAtgtgagtttttgtttttaatctccATTTGTCTTGTGTCAAGTGTTGGGGTTGAATTTGTGGCTTTGTGGTCTGAGCAGAAGTTGCTGATTCTATTGGTTGTTCATCTTTCAACACCAGTCCCCCTAATGAGTTCTGGCTCCCTTGAAAGTCCATATAAGTCAACCCAAAAGGTATTTTTGTTGATTTCATCTCACTGTATCTTTTCAGGTCTTGTAAGAGTTGTTCAGTGTGATGTTCAATCTTGATCCTTCGATCCATGATGAGTTGATTTACCTCATCCCGCTTGTGCTTTGCTTTGTTCATCTCTTTGATGTTTGAAGCTCGTGCAGTTTGCATTGTCTTGACTCTGTCTTTATAAATCTGTTCTGCTTCTTGCATCAGTTTCTGCTTCTCCTCTCTGATCCTGGCAGCCTCTTTGGCAATCTCCTCATCAGCCTTCTTGGTGATTTTCTGTTTGGTTGCAGCAAACATAGAGTCTAATGTCGTGCGGGATATGTCTATTTCTTGAATAGCACTGTGGAAGGTTTTGATACTCTGTTCAATGTTTGCTACAAGGTTCGTTGCGAGTTGCTTACTTACTAGCACTGACTGACCTCTTATATTGGATGCCATTATGATTGGAAGGACTTGCTGAAACGATGAAACTATGAATTAAAAGGGAAAATAGCCAATTTAGTTCAATGTATAATAGCATCAGTGGAAGACTTGAGTACATGATCTTACTTGCCTTTAGTCATTAGTCAAAACACGTTATGCAATCACTGATTACAAAATGAGACACGCTTGTCAAAAAATACTACTATGCTACTTTGTCTATTTACTTCTCATAAGTTTGACAAAGGTCAGAcgttttgtttgcctttttttcCTATCCTATGTCACTCTGTTCCTAATGGTTTGGACTTGGATAAGATTGGGTGTCATGCTAGTGGGGTTGATAGGGATTTGGGGGAATAGTGTCTTTGATGATGCAAGCATAGAAAATGGTGCAGAGAGTTTGTCATGAGTTATgaaaaagcatttttttaaatgttcaaacTAGCTGCCATCGATTGTTGTTCTACATTTCCTGTTTTAAAAGACAAatctgtgttgttgttttttgacaGTAATATTTCTCATGACACGCTCTGTGTGCCACATTCCATAAAGGCACAATTCCATCACCATTCTGCCGTACTTTGCCTGAACCAGTGTTTAATGATAATTGATTGTAATTGTGGCCTACAGCCCCTTTGTCTTTATGAATCCGTTACACACCCTAACACAAATCATTGCTATTGAGTGTATAAATATATTGAAGACAATGTTGGTTCCCACATTATATTTAATGACATTTTAGCAATGAGTAGAAAAGTCTACAAGACAAATCAACCATATTAGCTAAATGAACaggtgcttttaaaagcacagtGCTTTATTAACTCAGTGTTTAAAAACTATGTATTAGTGAATTACAGACTGGCAACAATGGTAGCTTGCAAACTGAAAGTTGATTTCAAGTTCCATTTTCAGGATACAATACACCCACACAGACAGACAACAATGGCACATGTAGctacatgtgtatacatgtacaaatttaatgtagccctacatgtacatgttagaTGTTTAATACAAGGTTTGGTTGTTTCTTTGTGTGCTGCACCTAGCTGTACCAGTCAGTCAGCCAGCCTAAGGTACTTACTGTTGGCTCTAGAAGGAAATCAaagtttgaagtgaaatgaaagTTGAAGTTCTAAAGTTTATAACTTTGACTTCAACATTAAAACAGACTTGCACATATTGCAAAGTCAAATTAAAAGAATGAACCTAATGATTGTTTCAATGATTCTGGATAAAGTTAAAACAAAGAGAAACCTTGAGTGTCCTAACTCCATTGAAATGAAAGTTGAAGTTCTAAAGGTTATAACTTTGACTTTAACATTACAACAGACTTGCACATATAGCACAGTCAAACTAAAAGAATGATTGTTTCAATGATTCTGGTTGAGTAAGTTAAAACAACGAGTTGTCCTTAACTCCTTAATGCAATGACCTGTTGAATTAGCTAAAATGAGAACAGCCTGGAATGTTCATAACTCCTATTCATAACAACGTTTTAAGTTGGAACTTGTCTCAAATGTTGCCCATTGACATCCATAACTTCTTATTGCAATGGATGTATTGGCATGAAACTTGTATAAAATCTTGTCACTGATGATAGGCATAATGACTATAACTCTGAAGTATGACACTGGCTCTGGATGAATGAACTAAATCAAAACATTATTGCAAATTGTATACGTCTAAAATTATTTTTCCCCAAAAAGATGGGGGTAGTTCTTGAAATAGCAAATGTTGGTACTATCGACTAAATTGTGTGACTCAATTGGTACAACACAGGGTGTATACACAACGTGTTGGATTTGTGTATGAATCTGATCAATTGTTCCATGGACATTGGTTCCTGGCAGCTGATTGGCTGCACTAATTGAGTGATAACTATGATGTCAATACATGACCAAAATCATCCAAACATATACTTAATCCACATCCAAGATTTTCCTGTAATTGGTgggaataataacaataataataaccttacttataaagcgctttttacaaaagcgatGGAAAGCGCTAACGAAATACaatagcaacaaaacaaaagataaactacatgctttacagacaaaacaatgcaattaacaatGATACAATCTACAATGATACAATCTGAGCGGGGTACATGCTTCCATCATGGGAATTCCAAGGCTGATCAATATTTGCAGGTTTTGCAAGTttgcaaacctttttttttgaaCAACTTTGTTTGGAGTTGGTCCCACATGTTGCTTTAGTGCAAGGAGGAAACAAACTTGTGAAGTTTATTGGGTCCCATTATTTGAACTTGTGCAAGACTTGTATAGTTTATAAACAATATGACATCATTTTTATgctatgaattttttttatttgagttgaTTTTATTCTCAGTTataccatgtacatgttataCAGTACATTTGAAACAAAGTTATTGAGTTTTTCAAGACGAATAGTGCAATCAATGACTGAAAAACTAATTTTATTTAGATATTATTAAATATCCTGGGTACAAAGTGagacaaggttttataaatacaggTATCATTTAAAACCACTTTGAATGCTATCCTAACGTGACTTATATGTTGACACCGTTACTCCACTTTGCTGCTTTGCTGCTTTGCTGTTATACATGTATCATTTAGTACCACTTTGAATGCTATCCTAATAAGGCTATATGTTGATACAATTACTCCACTTTGCTGCTTTGCTGCTATTCATGTATCATTTAGTACCACTTTGAATGCTATCCTAATAAGGCTATATGTTGATACAATTACTCCACTTTGCTGCTTTGCTGTTATACATGTATCATTTAGTACCACTTTGAATGCTATCCGAATAAGGCTATATGTTGATACAATTACTCCACTTTGCTGCTTTGCTGTTATACATGTATCATTTAGTACCACTTTGAATGCTATCCGAATAAGGCTATATGTTGATACAATTACTCCACTTTGCTGCTTTGCTGTTATACATGTATCATTTAGTACCACTTTGAATGCTATCCTAATAAGGCTATATGTTGATACAATTACTCTACTTTGCTGCTTTGCTGCTATTCATGTATCATTTAGTACCACTTTGACTGCTATCCTAATAAGGCTATATGTTGATACAATTACTCCACTTTGCTGCTTTGCTGCTATTCATGTATCATTTAGTACCACTTTGAATGCTATCCTAATAAGGCTATATGTTGATACAATTGCTCCACTTTGCTGCTTTGCTGCTATTCATGTATCATTTAGTACCACTTTGAATGCTATCCTAATGTGGCTTATAGGTCGACACCATTACTCTACTTTGCTGCTTTACTGATTATGGTGTCCAGAGCCCTATACACATTGCTTATACAGTGTATACCAAAAGACTGGATTTGTATATAAAAAcgaattatttatttctcaaaaacaaatctgaacaAAGTCATTACTGATTGCCTGTGACGTGTCTTAATCAACTTACTTGAATTATGACAGAAGAAGATGGTTAGAAACACAGCATCCAATCTGTTAGATGAGTAGTATATTCAAGCAATGATCCGTTGGACTATTACACAGTGACACTCCCTACCTGGTACTGGTATAAGTCTGACTGTGAACATTGCAAATGTGGAAATACCAAATTCTATATTTAAGtctttgtgttgtgtgaatGAAGTGTAGTATGCATGGATAACTTTGAGTCagcttttcagattcaaactAGGCAGGGTATTCTTATGATAAATATCAATATTGTACTGTTGTGTTCAGGTCACTAAGGTCTTACATGTATTCACACTGGCTGGTTCTATGCTTATGAAATGAGTGGGTGTGTGGGGTTTGGGTTTGTTATTGTAGGATCACCTTGTTGGCCGTACATTGCGCATTGTGTGTAGGTTCTGTCCCAACTTTAGAAtcatcccaactatagttgggactggtccaACTTGTGTTATGA contains the following coding sequences:
- the LOC117300749 gene encoding uncharacterized protein LOC117300749 translates to MASNIRGQSVLVSKQLATNLVANIEQSIKTFHSAIQEIDISRTTLDSMFAATKQKITKKADEEIAKEAARIREEKQKLMQEAEQIYKDRVKTMQTARASNIKEMNKAKHKRDEVNQLIMDRRIKIEHHTEQLLQDLKRYSEMKSTKIPFGLTYMDFQGSQNSLGGLVLKDEQPIESATSAQTTKPQIQPQHLTQDKWRLKTKTHISLKNPPEFGLYYNAWNIAAYSNSDIVLLDCKSASLSLISESNPQSLVIPQDLPIQGLIKPISMTVNRNDELYFLDYEGVKIFNRNYQLLHQFNPGSEPSCIAVDENNLIAVGYHDKAEISLHKPDGSLIRTILAPGIRVSLNTYKQRLIYTSVNYGQWKLVSKYYNGDVVFSVDFHYHRFSTGVCCCDKDGSIYVCSAKENKDSSEDDEVHHYSPDGKFIRCIISHYTEPIDSIITPAGDLVLATYKSVHIYQHE